The Funiculus sociatus GB2-C1 region TTAGCGATCGCATTCTTAAACCTTTGGGCATCAGCAGTTCCCAACATATCATCAGACTCGCCCCACAAAATCAGTGTTGGCTTGTCTATCCGGGGAATTTTATCTGCCAAATCCCAATAACCACCACTTTTAGTAAAACTGCTTGTAGCTTCGTGCCAACCAAACATTTCCATGTGCAGCATCGCACATTTAATCGCCTCAATTTCGTTTGGTTTCAAGTTGCCAAAATGACTTCCCCATAACAACGCCTGGACTTTGCGCTGTCGCCAATATTCTACTGCCAGAAAGTCAAAAGGAGGAAAAAGTAACGCGCCCAGAGGAAAGCTACCACTAAAACCCACACTGTTAATTAGAACCAGCTTTTTAACAGCGTGGGGGTAAGTTAGAGCAAAGTCAATTGCTGCTGCACCTCCCATCGAAGCACCTACTAATATCATTGGCTTTTTGATCAAATTCCAAAAGTAGTAGAGATGAGTTTTGATAGCGGCGGGGTTATAAGAAACTCCCTGCACCCGTTCCGTAAAGCCAAACCCCAACAAATCAACCGCCCACGTTTCATTTTCGGCGGCGAGTAGTGGCAATAGGCGACGAAATTCTAGCACGGAACTATCAAAACCTGGAAGCAATAAAATCGGAGTGCCACCGCTACCCTGATGAACGTAAGCTGTAGCAATCTGCTGCGGTGAAAGGGGTGTTTTGATTGCAGTTCTCTGGATGCTTTGAGCTAGAGTAATTGACTCAGACTCCTGCAACTGCTCAACTTGGGATGGTAGAAAATTGGGGAACATAGGCGGGAATGGGAAATGGGGAATTGAAGATGCGAACTAACTGAATTATTCAGTACACTGCAAAATATGTCATTGTCTGTCCTCCTGCTCCTCTTCCCCTCACACCCTTCTCCCCATGTCAGACTCTTTATCTTTGCGCGATCGCTACCTACAATTAATCGATAAAATTGTTCAAACCACTCTCAAAGGGCAGATCCGCTCTAAAGAGCAGGTTTATAAAATGCTCCTTAAAGAAGTAAGCCTGGGAACCGGCGAAATTTTTGAACGAGCTTTGAGCGAAAGTCTCAGCACCGCCCAAGAACAGGTAGATACTCTAAAAGATGAAATGAAGCTGGCAAAGGCTACTCGTAGCCTGAGGGCGATTCAGACGGTCAAGGGGGAATGGGAACGAGCGCAATCACAAAATCGGGCGGCGGATGCGATCGCGATCGCGGTGCAACAAATTGTTAAAGCACAAACTGGCGATCGCTTGGCAGCTTTTTTGCAGGTAATAGATCCCAACCAAAAGCAAGTCTTGAGTTTAGCTCAGCTTCAGCAGATAGCATCATTGCTTCAGCAACAAATACAGGAAACCACCAATCCCGAACTTTACCAGGAAGTGCAGCAAATCGCTCAAGGCATCACTCGCGGTTTGGAATCTTGGCAGCGATTGGAAGGACACCTGGTAAGCTGGATTTACGACCAAAGCCGGGGGCCGTTAGGGTTTGAGGGCGCACCCGAACAAAATGGGCCTTGGGCGGTGTGGGCAAAGCAAGTAAATAGCCCGTACCCGCAAGCACTTTTTCAGACTCTTTCCTTAGATCAATCGTTGGCAGAATTTGCCGCAAAACACCCGCCAAATGTGAGTTCCTTAGTTGAGTTAGCGGTGATTTTGCCTTTCTTACAAAGGGGTTTAGTGAACTGGTCTGATAAGCTGATTTACGACTCCAAAGTAGGAGCAAAGCTGTCGATTTCTATATTTCTGACTTTTGCGGTAATTTGGTCTGCGATCGCTAATGGCTTGAATCAAGCGACGAGTCTGAATTCAACTTCACGCGAATCCTTAGTCATGGGTTGTTTTCAAATTACCCTACAAATTTTTCGCACCTTTTCCCAAAGAGAATACTTTCCCCTTTACGGTGGAATTTTCGCCTCGTTTTCTGGTAACTATCTGCGCTCTACCCTAAACTATCTAGATGCACCCCTACGACAAGTAGCCGGAACTCAGGAAAAAGCGCGAATTTTGACATTAATGGGTTATTCCCTACGGGCGCAAGGTCGCTACGATGATGCAATTGTGTTGCATCAACAAGCTGTAGAGATAGCCAGAGATGCAAGCGATCGCGCCTGTGAAATTGCCAATCTCAACCACCTCAGTCGCACCTGCGTAGCTCAAAAAAATTATGGCGAGGCAATTAGCTATAGTCAAAGAGCATTAATTCTCTCGCGTCAAAATGGTGACAGGTTGGGAGAAGCCAACGCTTTAGCTAATCTCGGTTATAGCGAAGTCTTCCAAGCTCAACAGATGGAACGGGTAGAGCCAGAAACTTATGAGTCAGCAATCAACTACTTACAACAAGGGTTGCAGTTGTCGGAAAGATTAGGCGATCGCCAAAGTCAAGCCCTTTGTTACAGCAGTCTTGGTATTGCTCTGTTAGTAGTTGAACAACCCGAAGAAGCCCTGAAAAACCTAGAAAAAGGTTTAGAAGCCGCCATGATTTCTGGGGATTTATACTTACAAGGAATAAACTTGGCATACATAGCGGAAGCTTACTATGGAATAAAAAA contains the following coding sequences:
- a CDS encoding tetratricopeptide repeat protein — encoded protein: MSDSLSLRDRYLQLIDKIVQTTLKGQIRSKEQVYKMLLKEVSLGTGEIFERALSESLSTAQEQVDTLKDEMKLAKATRSLRAIQTVKGEWERAQSQNRAADAIAIAVQQIVKAQTGDRLAAFLQVIDPNQKQVLSLAQLQQIASLLQQQIQETTNPELYQEVQQIAQGITRGLESWQRLEGHLVSWIYDQSRGPLGFEGAPEQNGPWAVWAKQVNSPYPQALFQTLSLDQSLAEFAAKHPPNVSSLVELAVILPFLQRGLVNWSDKLIYDSKVGAKLSISIFLTFAVIWSAIANGLNQATSLNSTSRESLVMGCFQITLQIFRTFSQREYFPLYGGIFASFSGNYLRSTLNYLDAPLRQVAGTQEKARILTLMGYSLRAQGRYDDAIVLHQQAVEIARDASDRACEIANLNHLSRTCVAQKNYGEAISYSQRALILSRQNGDRLGEANALANLGYSEVFQAQQMERVEPETYESAINYLQQGLQLSERLGDRQSQALCYSSLGIALLVVEQPEEALKNLEKGLEAAMISGDLYLQGINLAYIAEAYYGIKNFKKAIFAASLGMYYLERIASNQWRQSAGLLTILQGQLGAEAFIKVIQEHRSLLVPAIGVDGFDYIPELLEQYKRSM
- a CDS encoding alpha/beta fold hydrolase — its product is MFPNFLPSQVEQLQESESITLAQSIQRTAIKTPLSPQQIATAYVHQGSGGTPILLLPGFDSSVLEFRRLLPLLAAENETWAVDLLGFGFTERVQGVSYNPAAIKTHLYYFWNLIKKPMILVGASMGGAAAIDFALTYPHAVKKLVLINSVGFSGSFPLGALLFPPFDFLAVEYWRQRKVQALLWGSHFGNLKPNEIEAIKCAMLHMEMFGWHEATSSFTKSGGYWDLADKIPRIDKPTLILWGESDDMLGTADAQRFKNAIANSQLIWISNCGHVPQLEQPQITAEYILAFR